The genomic segment TCCAGCCACGAATTAATTCCTCTTTCTCCTGAACCCACTTTATCATAGAGGACTTCTCTCCACCTCCGTTAGGATGACAGTGTGCTTGTCACCCCATTGAGGTTTTGTTTCTTTACAGCCTGGCGTTTGCTCTTGTTAGATATAGACGTTACATCTATGCACAGGTGTGTGAGGAAGAGCAGGGCTTAGAGCAGTGCTGGCACATGCAGGTTTTACTAAGGGATGATTTGGGTGATTGGGACACCTCTTTGAAAAGGCGGTTATCAAAGGTATAAGGTGAAAAGAGTGGACAGTGGCCATCCTAGACTGAAGTTAAAGGAAGGGTAGTGTGGTCATGTATATATTCTTACAATGTCGTGATTTTTGCAAAAGGCTGTATTTCTCATATTTTAGGTAGACAagcagagagagacccacagccacTGAGCCTTCCTTCCACGCAGTGgggactcgaatctgggtcctgtccatggcagagcagcacactgtctaaatgagttatttcactggccttGGAGATCGATCTCtcaaaaccagagcattgctcaactttaacttacagtgatgctggggattgaattgggaacctCAGCCTttaagctgtctcctcagcctctcaCGACTAAAATGAGCTGGAAAATGGGGACTGACTTAGGTCGTAACAAGCTCCTATTGAGGAGGACATCAGTAGGGGACCAGCTGAGGGTCAggagtttggggtttttttttcctcatgtagACTTTTAGTTATTGTGCATCTATTCTGTAGTATTTTGTAATATTGTCATCATCTTCCATTAGCCTTGTGTACTCACTGGAACTCCTTGAATAATCTTCATCAACTTTCAGGGCTTCAACTACCCCCCcctttgatttacaaaattataaaatgataTGGATGTAATTCCATATTGTacccaccattagagttctgtgtccccaccgctctctagtggaaactgcagtagttctcccaaggtcgctGATACACATTGACTGActacatatatctatatctaaatatatgttttgtccatttttatttatctttaccgTCCTGTATTCAGTTTCTTTCTTAGTCATACCTATATCACTATTTCCAgcgtccttccttttccctcttctcagataagtgaaacagtgcctggcttcctctgatgtTGTTCACATTATCTTTCCTcttagtgatggtataaaaacccAGATTTCTGGTCTGGGTGGAATTGGGAGTCCAGAACcctctctggttatcttcccctaacatttctccccctctgggaatatagaccaaaactctttatgggttgctgaaggcaggagttctggcttctgtaattacttttctcctggatatgggtgttggcaggtggatccagatccccagcctgtttctatctttccctagtggggtagggctggggggggggggggggttccaggacGCATTGACGAGGTCgttttcccagggaagtcaggatggaattgtagcatctgcaacttggaacCACGCTTTCCATAAGAATGAATGGTTCTCAAGCCATCCTAGCCCCAACCTTTCAGAAACCTGTGTTTCCAGTAGTTCTAACTATAATCAAGAGAAGCATTAGTAATTACTTTGAGCTTGCCcgctaatgtattttttaatacgTTAGCTTATCTTCACTAGATCTGTGACGTTAAGGTCATGGCATTCTCAGTTTGCAGATAAGGAGCTGATTGGAGCTCCAGTACCACAGTCAATTGGCGCTCAGTACTTATACAGATAAGGAACTGATTATGGATTTTAgtctttttgaaaatatatatatatatatttggatagaagttgagagggaagggggacatggagagagcaagagagagacccctgtagccctgcttcaccacttgagaagtttctcccctgtaagtgggaactgggtccttgtgcctggtgacatGTGCTATACtatctactaggtgtgccactgctggacCCCTGAGTCTCCAACTAAATGTCCAAGTCAATAATTGAAGGTGTATTGCCAGACTGGAGAGTCAGCGCTTTAAGCCAGAATTCCGCCCTGCATACTGAAGGTGTTCCTCTCAGTAGCCTGCCCTGTGCTGAGAACATAATCTCCCCTCAAACCTTCCTCCCTGCTTAGCATGTTAGCGTGTGTGCTTGGCATCAAGTGAATGTTTTCCAGATGGTTGAGTGATATTCAGGTAAGTCTGAGCATATCGGAGAGTGGCGCCCATGTCCTGAGACTGGCTCAAGGCAGGTTGGCTTTCCTGGTATGAGGAGCAGTCACCGTTGTGCTGTGTGATGGCTGTGTGGTGGTTTCAGCCCACCTTGAATAATCTTCATCCACTTTCAGGGCTTCAACTACCCACAGTATCCAGCACTTACTACGTGCCGGGTAGTGTTCTAAGCATTCACAGATGCCTTGTTTTCTTTGCCACACTATTAGGTAGGCACTGCCACCCTCACTTTATCAGCTAGAAGATTGGGGCATAGCGAGGTTAAGTGTCTGGCCTACAGTTGCAGTAGTCAGTGCCTCCTAATACACTAAGCTTGTCTCCTCCTTCAGCAACAAACGACCAACACAGTAGAGGAACCCCTGGATCTCATCAGGCTCAGCCTGGATGAGCGAATTTACGTGAAAATGAGAAATGACAGAGAGCTCCGGGGCCGGTTGCATGTAAGTAGATTCATTGGTCTGTTCACATTGGCCTGTGGCCGTATCCTCTGCCCCTCCCCATACGTCTTAAACTGTACAGATGTAACGCGTTTTGAACATAAGACAGAAAGTTACCCACGTTTTTGTAAGCTATATCTAACTATATCTAACTCAGCTTCAACATGTTTTCccttgatgggaatggtgtgtttCTTAAGGAATGTTTTCTTTCAGCTGGGAAGATAGTCCAGCTGGCAAGTGAGGGGCTGAGGCTCCCTGTGTGATGCTGCATATGGTGGAGCAGCGCTCTGGCTTCACACTCTCTCTAATGTGAAATTAACAAAGCGATCTTTAATTTTAATAAAGGatagttttcccttctgtttattTGTAAGTAACGCTTtgactcctttttgttgcccttgtgttttgttgttgtggttattgttgttattgacgtctttgttggataggacagagagaaatggagagaggagggggagagaaagacagacacctgcagacctgcttcactgcttgtgaagcgactcccctacaagtggggagccaggggagtaaggtggtagcgcagcgggttaagtgcatgtggcgcaaagcacaaggactggcggaaggatcccagtttaagccccctgctccccacctgcaggcggtgaagcaggtctgcaggtgtctgtctttctttccccctttctgtcctcccctttctccatttctctctgtcctatccaacaacgacgacatcaataacaacaataataactacaacaacaatgaaaaacgaggacaacaaaagggaaaataaatatcaaaaaaattttttaaaaaaacacaagtggggagccagggctcaaaccaggatccttatgccagtccttgcactttgagccatgtgcccttaacccataaGTAACGCTTTTAAAAAaccagacccctgctcagctctgacctacagtggtgcaagggattgaacctgggacatcagaagaTCCGGCAGGAGAGTCTGAACCTGCATGACTATTACGCTGTTTCCCCTGCCCATCATTCCTTCTTACTTAAATGTTCTTGACAGTATCGCTAGattaatagcaacacagaaaTACACAGTGAAAGATGAAATCCCATAGGCTCTTGGTAACAGCTGTTAAAATGACAATTGCAGTCTTCTGGCTCTTACATAAACACATGTGCAACCATAGATGTGTTTCTGTACTTAAGCTTAACACCTGTTTCACCCTGGAAAGGTGTTGGCCTTTGTGGTGGCAGTACAGAAATCCAGATACACCATATGCAGATGCCCGTGACATGACCACGGAATGCGGCCTGTCTTCCACTTCCTGCACTGTAAGCGCTGCTGCAGTAGATAGCTCCTAAGACTTTTCTGGAtgttgagtaatatatatatatagtcttctcTGGAGAGTCGTCCCTGACTTTTTACACAGAGAGATACTATGGGTTTTGCCTCTTCTCAACGACATGCCACTTTTCagagttttttattattgttactctACCCTCAGGTTACCTACAGTGCTTCATGATctggattcagtccctggcattccACCACATCACATGGCATCACATCTCATGACACACCAAAGCAATCCACTGCTTCTTTAGCTCATAGAACAATTTctcagagcaggagagagagcatagtggttatgcaagattctcatacctgagtctaccaggttcgagcccatacacaaccataagccagaactaagcagtgctctagtttaaaaaaaaaacaaaacatttctgtttgtgtgtgtgtgtgtgtgtgtgtgtgtgtgtgtagttgtgAACAGATGAGGAACTAGCTCAGCCACTAGAGTGCAGGACTAGCATGTCTAAGACTCATCGTTGAGTCCAGGTTCTGCACATTGCAGAGTGTTGCTCTTAACCTCTCAGGGGTAAAACTCAGTATCTTAGAGAACATCAACTAAAATGGCCAGTGCTGGTCATCAGTTCCTGCCAGAGGCTGCTTTTCTGAGTGCTTTATATGTGAGGTCTCACTTGGTCCTTTCCGTAGCCCTGTGGCACTGGCCGTCCTCATTTCACAGTGCAGGGAACTCAGACCAGAGAGGTGGAGTCGACAGCTAGAGCTGACAACAGCCAGTTGGGACATCCAGGCTACAATCCCAGGCATGCTGCCCTCAGCCGGCTTTTCAGTGTTGTGGTTCCACCTTCCGTGAATCTCGAGAACTGTGGTGCCTGGAAAGAAAGCCAAAGACCTCTGCAGACAGTGGGCTTGAAGTCCGGCTCTTTCCCACATGGAGACTCCCTCGTTCTCTGCACTGGCCACCCCCTGCCAGCTGCTGGCTTTCTGATTCTGCTCTTGGTGGGCTGTGCCTAGCAGCTCCCCTTGTCACTCTCAGGCTCACTTTATCTTGCTGTGCCTCGCAAAGCATTTAGCACTTTGCAGAGTGAGCAGAAGTGGATTCTGAACAAGCCCTCAGGAGGCTCagctcctagtaaaatgtatgaACTTTGGAGCTTGGGCTTCTGGGCCACAACGTTTATTGATTGTCCAGGCACAGACCTAGTTAATTTGTAAATGGGCAAGGTGTTGCTTTGCCTAGTTGACCTGCTCTACTTTGTGGTATTTAAGACAGGAAGAATTTCCtttacagtttttgtttttgaagtAACCTGAATTTATAAGCCTATgtctttggtttgtttgttttgctgttgctgttttatttacccagagccctgctcagctttggcttatggtggtgctggagatcaaacctgggacctttgcggcctcagatgtgaaagtgttttgttttgttttgttttgttttttgcatcaccctatgcagtctccccagctcAACTGGGAGGGTTAACCACAGTGTCTGCTGGGCCATCATCTTAGCAAATAGGAAATGTTGATGAGATGTGAAGAAACAATGTTACtgggagttaagtgcaggtggcgcaaagtgcaaggaccagcatgaggatcccagttcgagcccccggctccccatctgctggggagtcagtcgcttcacaggcggtgaagcaggtcttcaggtgtctatctttttctccccctctgttttccccgcctctctccacttctctctgtcctgtccaacaatggcgacatcaataacaacaacaacaataactacaacacacaacaataaacaagggcaacaaaaagggaataaataagtatttttttaaaaagaaacaatgttACTAACTGCAGAATAATCTTTATATGAATTAGCTTTGTGTGTTGTCTGTAAATGAGCCGTTTGCATCTGTAAGCCTTATTTCTTGCTTTTACTAAATCCCTTGGTTCCTCGCCTTCCCACTTCAGGCTTATGACCAGCATCTAAATATGATACTGGGCGATGTGGAAGAGACTGTGACGACTATAGAGATCGATGAAGAGACGTACGAAGAGATCTACAAAGTAAGCCGCCCAGTCGCCGCCACCTcctgatgtcctttttttttttttaagattgtgtttattcatgaagaatgatgggcagagagagagaggggagagaaagaaccagatatcactctggtacatgtgatgccagggatagaactctggacctcatgcttgagagtctcacactttatccactgcgccacctcctggaccatggtgTTCTTTGTTCTAACACCCACAGTCTAACTTTTACTTAGGGAGAGCTTGCCTGCTCCCCCATATAGCAGATTAGGCAAAAGGCTCGGAACAGACAGGCCTGGTCCAAGGACTGACCTACTTCCATGAGGGTTACCAGGCATGGGGATTCACTTAGCAGACACGGACACAACTTCCTCGTTGGGAACCAGCAGTACTACCTACCACTCACTGTAGTATCACCACAACTTAGTGCAATGTGGCTTTTCTAGGCGCATCTTAAGTGCTGGTGCCTAGCTGCCTGGCCAGCCGAGTCTGGAGAGCACTACCTTTGATCTAGCGCAACTTCAGAGAAAACCTTGTGTTAGGAGCTCTAGTGGTGCATTGTGTTAGGAGTTCTAGTGGTgcacggtacttatacagaaaaccTCGTGTTAAATGAGGAGGGTATTGTTATAAGGGGACTTGAGAAACGAGGTGTgagggacctggtggtggggcaactcacagtgcgcaaggaccaagtttcgagcccccggtccccacttgcaggaggaaaagctttgcaagtggtgaagcagggctgcaggtgcatctctctctctctctctctctctccccctccctccctccctcctctcaatttctggctatctctatccaataaaagaaacaaggaaagagaaagcacaaagtaaaacttggcctGGGTGGGATGGGTTGCAGCACAGCAAAGAGCTCTGTGGGGAGGGCGTGAAGagggccctgggggcccagttcTACGGGAAGAAGAACTTGCGTTGGTGGTGGGTGACTCCTGTCATGGGAGGATAAGAGCTTAACCTGTGTGTCAGCGGCTGTCTTAGTGAGATTGTCTGGAAAATtacaaaggaggaaaggagatgCATTTGCTCACGCAGGTAACATTTTTGTAAGCtgtagctttttgtttgtttgtttttttgcctccagggttattgctgggacctggtgcctgcactatgaacccactgctcctggaggccatttttcccattttattgcccttgttactcttgttgtcattattgttgtcattgctattgttgttggataggatagagagaaatggagagaggagggg from the Erinaceus europaeus chromosome 21, mEriEur2.1, whole genome shotgun sequence genome contains:
- the LSM3 gene encoding U6 snRNA-associated Sm-like protein LSm3: MADDVDQQQTTNTVEEPLDLIRLSLDERIYVKMRNDRELRGRLHAYDQHLNMILGDVEETVTTIEIDEETYEEIYKSTKRNIPMLFVRGDGVVLVAPPLRVG